The sequence TCACACATACGAGATCGATTGGAGGAATCGCATGTTGTTTCGCTTGTTCGAGATGCTCGTGGGTATCGCGTCGGTACAACAATCCGCCATGCACTTTCGGGTGCAGTGTTTTCACCCGCCCTTCAAACATTTCCGGCGCTCCGGTGTAATCGGCGATTTCGATCACCGGGATGCCCGCATTTCTCAACGCTTGCGCCGTTCCGCCGGTTGAGAGAAGTTCCGCGCCGTGATTATGGAGGGCGGTTGCAAATTCGACAAGACCGCGCTTATCAGATAATGATAACAGAGCGCGATGGATTTTCTGGATGGATTCGCTCACTGGGATTTTCCTTTGAGTATTTGACCAGATGGTGTAAACAAGATAGGGGTCGAATTCAATTCGACCCGATAATTTTTTGGAATTCAACTACCGAATTAGGTTCACTAACAATTTCGCCACACACAGCGGATACAACCGGTGCTCGGCGCATAGTACCCGCGCAGCAAGGGTTTCCGGTGTATCGTCGGTAAGTACCGGAACCGGCAAATGATCAATGATCGCGCCCTTGTCGTACTCTTCGTTCACGTAATGCACGGTCGGACCCGACCACTTCACCCCACTCGCCAGCACTGCTTCGTGGACATGATGTCCCCACATGCCATTTCCGCCAAACTGTGGCAATGGCCCCGGATGAATGTTTACGATACGATGGGGAAACCGGTTGCAAAGCGCTGGCGGAAACAACCGCAGGTACCCGCACAATGCAATAAACTCTGCTCCACTTTTTGTTACGGTATCGAGCACCGCTTGGTTCCATGCTTCTCGCGTTGAGAATTGTTTTGGGATGAGGCGAACGCTCGGAAACTCATACTCGAACGAGAGCGCTTCTGCGTCACATTCACGGTCAGTTACGAGTAGAACCGGCTCACCGCAAATCCAACCGTCGCGCATCCCCTCCAACAACCGTTCCGCGTTGGAGCCGCGACCCGAAGCAAAGAACGCGACTTTCATTTTTCTCATGATGTCACCGGATGAGTTATTCGCAGCGTATCGTTTTCGATCACTGCATCAGCGCCAATCGTAACGGTGCAGCGATCCCGGTAATGCCCGTAGGGCAAGCCGCTCGCAACGACTACTTCGGGACGGTGTGCCGTTAATTCTAATAAACGCCGAACTGTGCATTCGTTACGTTTGCTTTGCGGATTCCCTAATGCATCGCAAAATTCTCCGACGACGATACCGGCAATTTGATCGAATACGCCGCACATTTCCAATTGGGTAAGCATCCGGTCGACCCGGTAATTATCTTCATTCACATCTTCGATAAAGAGGATCGCGCCGTGTAAGTTGGGAAAGAACCGAGTACCACAAAGTGCCGTCAGTAACGACAAACAACCGCCGAGCAAAACTCCTGATGTCTGGTTCTTCGTATAATTCGAAATCGGAAATTCCTGCGACTCGCTTCGCATGATCAGCGACTGCCACGACTTCCAGCAAGTCCCTTCGAGCGCAATGCCATCGTTCGCAGCAACCACTGGCCCGGTAAGTGAAAGCCAACCGAGAAGCTCATATAACGGCAATGCGAAGGCAGTCGTATCGGAAAATCCGGTAAACCATTTCGGTTTCGTCCATTGGCTCCACTCGATTTGGGTGAGCAATCGAGTGACGCCAAACCCGCCGCGAGTTGTGATTACAGCTTTGTACTCATTGTTAGTGAATGCATCATGAATATCGCGTAACCGTAGTTCATCAGGGGCAGCGAGATAACCCTCGCTCTCGTGGGTGAATGATTTTGACAAATGACTGTGGAGCCAGTCGGGCAGCGAAACCCGGAATCCCTGGGCTGAAAGAATCTCAATACCGCTCAGTAATGTATCGGAACGGCAAGGTCCAGAGGGAGCGATAACGCGGATGGTGTCTCCCGGTTGCAGCGGCGGTGGAACGATTCGGCGCATTCGTCACTCCCATAGCGGCGATTCCAAGCGGTAATCGCCGAAACCGTCTTGATCGATGAATGTAAATCGGAGATTTCGCTGGGAATAGAACCAGATTTCGTAAGGCTTCCCTTGGGTTACTGTCGGATGAGAATCGACTTCGGTTGGATCTCCATAAATCACTAACACCTGCCCGCGATCAGTCTCCCAACCTTCGCGAATTCGGGTAAACCGCGAATTTGCCAGCTCGATCCGCCGATAGTATTCCTGCATTTTTTCGTTGACTGGAGTCTCCGGCGAGGGGTCGCGCTGTTCCCAAAATAAGCGAAACGCGTTTTCTTTTTGTTCAAGCGGTAGTGACAAAATCTCTTTTACTTTTTTCTCTTCGGCAAGATACTTCAACTGCTTGATTGCGATATCGAGGTCGTAAATCTGCGATACGATGCCGGGTATACCGATTTTGTATTTAACAACCCGCGCCACCCGCTGCCCCGCCTGCTCAAACACAAACGTATGTTGATAGGTGCCATAAGAAAGCGTATCCAAGGGAATCCGAAACGCATAACGTATAATCGATGTTTTCGGTTCGATGAAATGAATGGTATCGCGAATCGCGGCGCCGCGATCCCGGACAACCCGTTCCTCGATCCGCAGCGTGCCGGTTCCCGCGACAAGTACTTCAAAATAAACCCACCCGGAATCCTGTTCAGGGAAAAAGACGTCGCTCGCCGTCGGTTGAAATCGTTTTGGATCCCGCTCGTTATCGACGCTGCGGGCAAGCACCGGCGGAGTTACCGATAAACTGTCGTTCGCTCTCGGATGCAACGTAACTTCGGCAGTCTGTTCGTCACTTTTTCGTGTTTCG comes from bacterium and encodes:
- a CDS encoding phosphoribosylglycinamide formyltransferase; the protein is MRKMKVAFFASGRGSNAERLLEGMRDGWICGEPVLLVTDRECDAEALSFEYEFPSVRLIPKQFSTREAWNQAVLDTVTKSGAEFIALCGYLRLFPPALCNRFPHRIVNIHPGPLPQFGGNGMWGHHVHEAVLASGVKWSGPTVHYVNEEYDKGAIIDHLPVPVLTDDTPETLAARVLCAEHRLYPLCVAKLLVNLIR
- a CDS encoding LD-carboxypeptidase, with translation MRRIVPPPLQPGDTIRVIAPSGPCRSDTLLSGIEILSAQGFRVSLPDWLHSHLSKSFTHESEGYLAAPDELRLRDIHDAFTNNEYKAVITTRGGFGVTRLLTQIEWSQWTKPKWFTGFSDTTAFALPLYELLGWLSLTGPVVAANDGIALEGTCWKSWQSLIMRSESQEFPISNYTKNQTSGVLLGGCLSLLTALCGTRFFPNLHGAILFIEDVNEDNYRVDRMLTQLEMCGVFDQIAGIVVGEFCDALGNPQSKRNECTVRRLLELTAHRPEVVVASGLPYGHYRDRCTVTIGADAVIENDTLRITHPVTS
- a CDS encoding GWxTD domain-containing protein, producing MDRGTGHKSVAIGLMKSRTKYPTLVFLLFLLITLPLYAQPHRDPRIDEEIGVPRFKLEPVVVFSEQPGMARVLLNLRIPLPVLLFVKADSQFHATITAQVEATPTGKGIKKKKAVSTVRTWVDSVCVSEYRKTNNRREVFFSKYALDLSPGTYKLRVRLTDNETRKSDEQTAEVTLHPRANDSLSVTPPVLARSVDNERDPKRFQPTASDVFFPEQDSGWVYFEVLVAGTGTLRIEERVVRDRGAAIRDTIHFIEPKTSIIRYAFRIPLDTLSYGTYQHTFVFEQAGQRVARVVKYKIGIPGIVSQIYDLDIAIKQLKYLAEEKKVKEILSLPLEQKENAFRLFWEQRDPSPETPVNEKMQEYYRRIELANSRFTRIREGWETDRGQVLVIYGDPTEVDSHPTVTQGKPYEIWFYSQRNLRFTFIDQDGFGDYRLESPLWE